From a single Kitasatospora azatica KCTC 9699 genomic region:
- a CDS encoding potassium channel family protein: MHIVIMGCGRVGSALARALEKQGHSVAVVDQDPTAFRRLGAGFNGRRVNGVGFDQDTLREAGIEEAGAFAAVSSGDNSNIIAARVARETFGVEHVAARIYDPRRAEVYQRLGIPTVATVRWTADQMLRRLLPSGAEPLWQDPSGTVQLAEVAFSPHWVGQRVSALEEASGARVAFITRLGEGVLPTPQMVVQEGDLVQVMLRRADLAAVEAVFANGPKESH, translated from the coding sequence GTGCACATCGTGATCATGGGTTGCGGACGGGTGGGCTCCGCGCTCGCCAGAGCCCTGGAGAAGCAGGGCCACTCGGTGGCCGTGGTCGATCAGGACCCCACCGCCTTCCGCCGGCTCGGGGCCGGCTTCAACGGCCGCCGGGTGAACGGCGTCGGCTTCGACCAGGACACCCTGCGCGAGGCCGGCATCGAGGAGGCCGGCGCCTTCGCCGCGGTCAGCAGCGGCGACAACTCGAACATCATCGCGGCCCGGGTGGCCCGGGAGACCTTCGGCGTCGAGCACGTCGCGGCCCGGATCTACGACCCCCGCCGCGCCGAGGTCTACCAGCGCCTGGGCATCCCGACGGTGGCCACCGTGCGGTGGACCGCCGACCAGATGCTGCGCCGGCTGCTGCCCAGCGGCGCCGAGCCGCTCTGGCAGGACCCGAGCGGCACCGTGCAGCTGGCCGAGGTCGCCTTCTCCCCGCACTGGGTCGGCCAGCGGGTGTCCGCCCTGGAGGAGGCCTCCGGTGCCCGGGTGGCCTTCATCACCCGGCTCGGCGAGGGCGTGCTGCCCACCCCGCAGATGGTGGTGCAGGAGGGCGACCTGGTGCAGGTGATGCTGCGTCGGGCCGACCTGGCCGCGGTCGAGGCCGTGTTCGCGAACGGCCCGAAGGAGAGTCACTGA
- a CDS encoding class I SAM-dependent RNA methyltransferase, which yields MVGERYEVEVGPVAHGGGHCVARHEGRVLFVRHALPGERVIAQVTEGTTKSRFLRADAVEILEAAKDRIEAPCPFAGPGKCGGCDWQHVSPGGQRKLKVAVLTEQLAKLAGLTPAEAGWDGSVEPVGGKLPAGQVPAWRTRVQYTVDGESGRVGLRKHRSHEVQLIDRCLIAAEGVTELGIEERDWTGLASVEAIAASGSSDRQLILRPLPGEQLPLVELDKPVSISRIDEQDLFHRVHGRTFVRERADGRTWRVSNGGFWQIHPEAPQTLVDAVLDGLDPQWGENALDLYCGVGLFAGALAERVGEDGAVLGIESGKQAVLDARHNLAELEQVRIECDKVETLLPRTGITATDLIVLDPPRAGAGRETVRHLASLAARRIAYVACDPAALARDLAFFAEGGYRPVSLRAFDLFPMTHHFECVAILEPVEPRD from the coding sequence CTGGTCGGTGAGCGGTACGAGGTCGAGGTGGGCCCGGTCGCGCACGGCGGCGGCCACTGCGTGGCCCGGCACGAGGGCCGGGTGCTCTTCGTCCGGCACGCGCTGCCCGGCGAGCGGGTGATCGCCCAGGTCACCGAGGGCACCACCAAGTCCCGTTTCCTGCGGGCCGACGCGGTGGAGATCCTGGAGGCCGCCAAGGACCGGATCGAGGCGCCCTGCCCGTTCGCCGGCCCCGGCAAGTGCGGCGGCTGCGACTGGCAGCACGTCAGCCCCGGCGGGCAGCGCAAGCTCAAGGTCGCGGTGCTCACCGAGCAGTTGGCCAAGCTGGCCGGCCTGACCCCGGCCGAGGCCGGCTGGGACGGCAGCGTGGAGCCGGTCGGCGGCAAGCTGCCGGCCGGCCAGGTGCCCGCCTGGCGCACCCGGGTGCAGTACACGGTGGACGGCGAGAGCGGGCGGGTCGGCCTGCGCAAGCACCGCTCGCACGAGGTGCAGCTGATCGACCGCTGCCTGATCGCCGCCGAGGGCGTCACCGAGCTGGGCATCGAGGAGCGGGACTGGACCGGGCTGGCCTCGGTGGAGGCGATCGCCGCCAGCGGGTCCTCGGACCGCCAGCTGATCCTGCGCCCGCTGCCCGGCGAGCAACTGCCGCTGGTCGAGCTGGACAAGCCGGTGTCGATCTCCCGGATCGACGAGCAGGACCTCTTCCACCGGGTGCACGGGCGCACCTTCGTGCGTGAGCGGGCCGACGGGCGGACCTGGCGGGTCAGCAACGGCGGCTTCTGGCAGATCCACCCCGAGGCGCCGCAGACCCTGGTCGACGCGGTGCTCGACGGGCTCGACCCGCAGTGGGGCGAGAACGCGCTGGACCTGTACTGCGGCGTCGGCCTGTTCGCCGGCGCGCTGGCCGAGCGGGTCGGCGAGGACGGCGCGGTGCTGGGCATCGAGTCCGGCAAGCAGGCGGTGCTGGACGCCCGGCACAACCTGGCCGAGCTGGAGCAGGTGCGGATCGAGTGCGACAAGGTCGAGACCCTGCTGCCGCGCACCGGGATCACCGCCACCGACCTGATCGTGCTGGACCCGCCGCGGGCCGGTGCGGGCCGCGAGACGGTGCGCCACCTGGCCTCGCTGGCCGCCCGGCGGATCGCCTACGTGGCCTGCGACCCGGCCGCGCTCGCCCGTGACCTGGCGTTCTTCGCCGAGGGCGGCTACCGCCCGGTCTCGCTGCGGGCCTTCGACCTGTTCCCGATGACCCACCACTTCGAGTGCGTGGCGATCCTGGAGCCGGTCGAGCCGCGCGACTGA
- a CDS encoding OB-fold nucleic acid binding domain-containing protein, which produces MSGNSSEQPQGRLRRMFSRLTSSSEELQAAELRQDAAVSGCTPIALAGDREVVTVSGTLRTVTLRPRAGVPALEAELFDGSDALDVVWLGRRSISGIEPGRRLTASGRISHARGRRVLFNPRYELRPVGQGSESA; this is translated from the coding sequence ATGAGTGGTAACAGCAGCGAGCAGCCGCAGGGCCGCCTGCGCCGGATGTTCAGCCGGCTCACCTCCAGCTCGGAGGAGCTCCAGGCCGCGGAACTGCGCCAGGACGCCGCGGTGTCCGGCTGCACGCCGATCGCCCTGGCCGGCGACCGCGAGGTGGTCACCGTCTCCGGCACCCTGCGCACCGTGACCCTGCGTCCCCGGGCCGGGGTGCCCGCGCTGGAGGCCGAGCTCTTCGACGGCTCGGACGCGCTGGACGTGGTCTGGCTGGGACGCCGCTCGATCTCGGGCATAGAGCCGGGCCGCCGGCTCACGGCCAGCGGCCGGATCAGCCACGCACGCGGGCGCCGCGTGCTCTTCAACCCTCGCTACGAGCTGCGTCCGGTGGGACAGGGGAGCGAATCAGCGTGA
- a CDS encoding APC family permease — protein MPNLTDVPKRILIGRALQSDKLGETLLPKRIALPVFASDALSSVAYAPEEILLTLSLAGVSAIHFSWQIGVVVAVVMLAVVASYRQNVHAYPSGGGDYEVATVNHGPKSGLVVASALMVDYVLTVAVSTTSGVANVVSAVPALRGHEMGLSVLLVLLLMGMNLRGVRESGSAFAVPTYAFMIGVIGMVGYGLIRHLVFGSTMHAESAGFHLQPTPGNEAVTGFALVFLLLKAFSSGCAALTGVEAISNGVPAFRKPKSKNAATTLLLMASIAVAMFMGIIYLAHLTGTQMAENPVEQLGGAPADYHQKTALAQISEAVFSNFTPGFYFIAAVTGLILVLAANTAFNGFPVLGSILAQDRYLPRQLHTRGDRLAFSNGIILLAGVAIVFIVAFGADPNRLIQLYIVGVFVSFNMSQSGMIRHWTRHLRTETDPKARRRMQRSRAINTFGLVMTAAVLIVVLVTKIGHAWIAIATMCVLFVMMKAIRRHYDRVSQELAPAEDAEDLALPTRVHAIVLVSKLHKPALRALAYAQLARAHTLEAITVNVDPADTAALRGEWDERGIDVPLKVLDSPYREITGPVLDYVKNLRRSSPRDVVSVYIPEYVVGHWYEHLLHNQSALRLKGRLLFKPGVMVTSVPWQLESSERRSTVRVYSAPGDVRRGEPRRRTVPSGSVDNPTAGNPEASKDAVT, from the coding sequence GTGCCCAATCTGACCGACGTCCCTAAACGGATCCTGATCGGCCGCGCGCTGCAGAGCGACAAGCTCGGCGAGACGCTGCTGCCCAAGCGGATCGCGCTGCCGGTGTTCGCCTCCGACGCCCTGTCGTCCGTGGCCTACGCCCCGGAGGAGATCCTCCTCACCCTGTCGCTCGCCGGTGTCTCGGCGATCCACTTCTCATGGCAGATCGGCGTCGTGGTCGCCGTCGTCATGCTCGCGGTGGTTGCCTCCTACCGGCAGAACGTGCATGCCTACCCGAGCGGTGGTGGTGACTACGAGGTCGCCACCGTCAACCACGGACCGAAGTCCGGTCTGGTGGTGGCCAGCGCCCTGATGGTCGACTACGTGCTCACCGTGGCGGTCTCCACCACCTCGGGCGTGGCCAACGTGGTCTCGGCCGTTCCGGCGCTGCGCGGGCACGAGATGGGCCTGAGCGTCCTGCTGGTGCTGCTGCTGATGGGCATGAACCTGCGCGGTGTGCGCGAGTCCGGCTCGGCCTTCGCGGTGCCCACCTACGCCTTCATGATCGGCGTCATAGGCATGGTGGGCTACGGGTTGATCCGGCACCTGGTCTTCGGCAGCACCATGCACGCCGAGAGCGCCGGCTTCCACCTGCAGCCCACCCCCGGCAACGAGGCGGTGACCGGCTTCGCGCTGGTCTTCCTGCTGCTCAAGGCCTTCTCCTCGGGCTGTGCGGCGCTCACCGGCGTCGAGGCGATCAGCAACGGCGTGCCGGCCTTCCGCAAGCCGAAGAGCAAGAACGCGGCCACCACGCTGCTGCTGATGGCCTCGATCGCCGTCGCCATGTTCATGGGCATCATCTACCTGGCCCACCTGACCGGGACCCAGATGGCCGAGAACCCGGTCGAGCAGCTCGGCGGCGCCCCGGCGGACTACCACCAGAAGACGGCGCTCGCGCAGATCAGCGAGGCGGTGTTCTCCAACTTCACCCCGGGCTTCTACTTCATCGCCGCCGTCACCGGCCTGATCCTGGTGCTGGCCGCCAACACCGCCTTCAACGGCTTCCCGGTGCTCGGCTCGATCCTCGCCCAGGACCGCTACCTGCCGCGCCAGCTGCACACCCGCGGTGACCGGCTGGCCTTCTCCAACGGCATCATCCTGCTGGCGGGCGTGGCGATCGTCTTCATCGTGGCCTTCGGCGCCGACCCGAACCGGCTGATCCAGCTGTACATCGTCGGCGTCTTCGTCTCGTTCAACATGAGCCAGTCCGGCATGATCCGGCACTGGACCCGGCACCTGCGCACCGAGACCGACCCCAAGGCGCGGCGCCGGATGCAGCGCTCCCGGGCGATCAACACCTTCGGTCTGGTGATGACCGCGGCGGTGCTGATCGTGGTTCTGGTCACCAAGATCGGCCATGCCTGGATCGCGATCGCCACCATGTGCGTGCTCTTCGTGATGATGAAGGCGATCCGCCGGCACTACGACCGGGTCTCCCAGGAGCTGGCCCCGGCCGAGGACGCCGAGGACCTGGCGCTGCCCACCCGGGTGCACGCCATCGTGTTGGTCTCCAAGCTGCACAAGCCGGCCCTGCGGGCACTGGCCTACGCCCAGCTGGCCCGGGCGCACACGCTGGAGGCGATCACCGTCAACGTCGACCCGGCCGACACCGCCGCGCTGCGCGGCGAGTGGGACGAGCGCGGGATCGACGTGCCGCTCAAGGTGCTGGACTCGCCGTACCGCGAGATCACCGGGCCGGTGCTGGACTACGTCAAGAACCTGCGCCGCTCCTCGCCGCGCGACGTGGTCAGCGTCTACATCCCCGAGTACGTGGTCGGCCACTGGTACGAGCACCTGCTGCACAACCAGAGCGCGCTGCGGCTCAAGGGACGGCTGCTCTTCAAGCCCGGGGTGATGGTGACCTCGGTGCCCTGGCAGCTGGAGTCCTCGGAGCGGCGCAGCACGGTACGGGTCTACTCGGCCCCCGGCGACGTACGACGCGGCGAACCGCGGCGGCGCACGGTACCGTCGGGTTCCGTCGACAACCCGACCGCCGGGAACCCCGAAGCCAGCAAGGACGCCGTTACGTGA
- a CDS encoding potassium channel family protein — protein sequence MRVAIAGAGAVGRSIAGELLENGHEVLLVDKNPNSISVERVPMAEWLLADACEITSLDEAALQRCHVVIAATGDDKVNLVVSLLAKTEYGVPRVVARVNNPKNEWLFNESWGVDVAVSTPRLMSALVEEAVSVGDLVRLMRFSQGNANLVELTLAEDAELVGTRVGDVAWPTDTALVTIIREGRVLVPARDDTLEGGDELLFVAAQEREEELETLLSADAGAQ from the coding sequence ATGCGGGTAGCGATTGCGGGAGCGGGCGCGGTCGGCCGTTCGATCGCCGGTGAGCTGCTGGAGAACGGCCACGAGGTGCTGCTCGTGGACAAGAACCCGAACTCCATCTCGGTGGAGCGGGTGCCGATGGCGGAGTGGCTGCTGGCCGACGCCTGCGAGATCACCTCGCTGGACGAGGCCGCACTGCAGCGCTGCCACGTGGTGATCGCCGCGACCGGTGACGACAAGGTCAACCTGGTGGTCTCGCTGCTGGCGAAGACCGAGTACGGCGTGCCGCGGGTGGTCGCCCGGGTGAACAACCCGAAGAACGAGTGGCTCTTCAACGAGTCCTGGGGCGTGGATGTCGCGGTCTCCACCCCGCGCCTGATGTCGGCGCTGGTCGAGGAGGCGGTGAGCGTCGGGGACCTGGTCCGGCTGATGCGCTTCAGCCAGGGCAACGCCAACCTGGTGGAGCTCACCCTCGCCGAGGACGCCGAGCTGGTCGGCACCCGGGTGGGCGACGTGGCCTGGCCGACCGACACCGCGCTGGTGACCATCATCCGCGAGGGCCGGGTGCTGGTGCCGGCCCGGGACGACACCCTGGAGGGCGGCGACGAGCTGCTCTTCGTGGCCGCGCAGGAGCGCGAGGAGGAGCTGGAGACCCTGCTGTCGGCGGACGCCGGCGCGCAGTAA
- a CDS encoding DUF3159 domain-containing protein, whose translation MTNLPGGEHAARTADNLDADVEHTLNEAVVDVATEQLEAAEAARRKAEEDAAASRAAADSVMEAFGGVRGLIDTTVPGLAFIATFTVTHKVSAAAWAAVGLCVVFVVVRLLRRETLKHAFSGVFGVAIGAFFAMRTGKAQNFYLPGLLYSVGYCVALAVSALARWPLIGVMLGPITGEMFTWRTKNPGRLAAYTKATWAWVAIMGIKPLVLFPLYFTGDVNLLGWLKVALAYPPLLLAMYVTWQILVKAPPPIKAEVPQDEDA comes from the coding sequence GTGACCAACCTTCCCGGCGGCGAGCACGCCGCCCGTACGGCCGACAACCTCGACGCCGACGTCGAACACACCCTCAACGAGGCGGTGGTCGACGTGGCCACCGAGCAGTTGGAGGCTGCGGAGGCGGCTCGCCGGAAGGCGGAGGAGGACGCGGCCGCCTCACGGGCGGCAGCCGACAGCGTCATGGAGGCCTTCGGCGGGGTCCGAGGCCTGATCGACACGACCGTGCCCGGACTGGCCTTCATCGCCACCTTCACCGTGACCCACAAGGTCTCGGCCGCCGCATGGGCCGCGGTGGGCCTGTGTGTGGTGTTCGTGGTGGTCCGTCTGCTTAGGCGGGAGACCCTCAAGCACGCCTTCTCCGGTGTTTTCGGCGTGGCGATCGGTGCCTTCTTCGCGATGAGGACCGGCAAGGCCCAGAACTTCTACCTGCCAGGCCTGCTCTACAGCGTCGGCTACTGTGTCGCGCTGGCCGTCTCGGCCCTGGCTCGCTGGCCCCTGATCGGCGTCATGCTCGGCCCGATCACTGGCGAGATGTTCACCTGGCGCACCAAGAACCCGGGCCGGCTGGCCGCCTACACCAAGGCCACCTGGGCATGGGTGGCGATCATGGGTATCAAGCCGTTGGTCCTGTTTCCGCTGTACTTCACGGGTGACGTCAATCTGCTGGGCTGGCTGAAGGTGGCCCTCGCCTATCCGCCGCTGCTGCTGGCGATGTACGTGACGTGGCAGATCCTGGTCAAGGCGCCGCCGCCGATCAAGGCCGAGGTCCCGCAGGACGAGGACGCCTGA
- a CDS encoding sensor histidine kinase translates to MARGRLRIYLGAAPGVGKTYAMLCEAHRRLARGTDVVVGFVETHNRANTAELLHGLEAVPRRTMEHRGAEFTELDLDALLARRPQVALVDELAHTNVPGCRNAKRWQDVEELLAAGIDVISTVNIQHLESLGDVVEGITGVRQRETVPDEVVRRADQIELVDMSPQALRRRMAHGNVYAPEKVDAALSNYFRPGNLTALRELALLWTADRVDEYLQTYRAEQGIADTWQARERIVVGLTGGPEGATLIRRAARIAAKGSGSELLAVHISSSDGLAGGSPQALIEQRALVESLGGSFHTVLGDDPAAALLDFARGVNATQIVLGSSRRKAWQYIYGPGVGSTVARDSGDIDVHIVTHEHAAHGRGRIPIRKVTDLGRPRAIAGWLIGVAGPPLLALLLTHVHGPGLPTDMLLFLSVTVCAALVGGLFPAIASALVGSTALNYYFTPPIHTLTISDSQNIVAVAIFTAVGISVATVVDVAARRTNEAARAQAEAQTLSALAGTVLRGAPTGDGVLTALLDQVRETFQVDSVALLERRHEFDPWHAIAVSGPNPPEHPEDGQVDVPAGKTLALVLCGRVLPAADRRLLGAFAAQAAVLAEREQLAREAAAARRQAEGNRIRTALLAAVSHDLRTPLAGIKAAVSSLRAEDVEWDPADEAELLAGIEAGADRLDHLINNLLDMSRLQTGTVTPLIQPVDLDEVVPYALGGVQLDSVRLDIPESLPMVPADAGLLERALANLIENAVKYSPTGQKVLVKADALAPTTGGGRVELRVVDRGPGVPEEAKEKIFAPFQRYGDAPRGAGVGLGLAVARGFVEAMGGTLTAEDTPGGGLTMVVSLPAVGQPPEPVPVEPSPLTSLAPRKAELA, encoded by the coding sequence ATGGCACGCGGACGGCTGCGGATCTACCTCGGGGCAGCTCCCGGCGTGGGCAAGACCTACGCGATGCTCTGCGAGGCGCACCGCCGGCTGGCCCGCGGCACCGATGTGGTGGTCGGTTTCGTCGAGACCCACAACCGGGCCAACACCGCCGAGCTGCTGCACGGTCTGGAGGCGGTGCCGCGCCGCACCATGGAGCACCGCGGCGCCGAGTTCACCGAGCTGGACCTGGACGCGCTGCTGGCCCGCCGCCCGCAGGTGGCGCTGGTCGACGAGCTCGCCCACACCAATGTGCCCGGCTGCCGCAACGCCAAGCGCTGGCAGGACGTCGAGGAGCTGCTGGCCGCCGGGATCGATGTGATCTCCACCGTCAACATCCAGCACCTGGAGTCACTCGGCGACGTGGTGGAGGGCATCACCGGGGTGCGCCAGCGCGAGACGGTGCCGGACGAGGTGGTCCGCCGGGCCGACCAGATCGAACTGGTCGACATGTCGCCACAGGCGCTGCGCCGCCGGATGGCGCACGGCAACGTCTACGCGCCGGAGAAGGTCGACGCGGCGCTGTCCAACTACTTCCGCCCCGGCAACCTCACCGCGCTGCGCGAGCTGGCGCTGCTGTGGACCGCCGACCGGGTGGACGAGTACCTGCAGACCTACCGCGCCGAGCAGGGCATAGCCGACACCTGGCAGGCCCGGGAGCGGATCGTGGTCGGCCTGACCGGCGGCCCCGAGGGCGCCACCCTGATCCGTCGAGCCGCCCGGATCGCCGCCAAGGGCTCCGGCAGCGAGCTGCTGGCGGTGCACATCTCCAGCTCCGACGGGCTGGCCGGCGGCTCCCCGCAGGCGCTGATCGAGCAGCGGGCCCTGGTGGAGAGCCTGGGCGGCAGCTTCCACACCGTGCTCGGCGACGACCCGGCGGCGGCCCTGCTGGACTTCGCGCGCGGGGTGAACGCCACCCAGATCGTGCTCGGCTCCAGCCGCCGCAAGGCCTGGCAGTACATCTACGGCCCGGGGGTCGGCTCCACGGTGGCCCGTGACTCGGGCGACATCGACGTGCACATCGTCACCCACGAGCACGCCGCGCACGGACGCGGCCGGATCCCGATCCGCAAGGTCACCGACCTGGGCCGGCCGCGGGCGATCGCCGGCTGGCTGATCGGGGTGGCCGGGCCGCCGCTGCTGGCGCTGCTGCTGACCCATGTGCACGGCCCGGGGCTGCCCACCGACATGCTGCTCTTCCTGTCGGTGACGGTCTGCGCGGCGCTGGTCGGCGGCCTCTTCCCGGCGATCGCCTCCGCGCTGGTCGGCTCCACCGCGCTGAACTACTACTTCACCCCGCCGATCCACACCCTGACGATCAGCGACTCGCAGAACATCGTGGCCGTGGCGATCTTCACCGCGGTCGGGATCTCGGTGGCCACCGTGGTCGACGTCGCCGCCCGGCGGACCAACGAGGCGGCCCGTGCCCAGGCCGAGGCACAGACCCTGAGCGCGCTGGCCGGCACCGTGCTGCGCGGCGCACCCACCGGGGACGGGGTGCTCACCGCCCTGCTCGACCAGGTCAGGGAGACCTTCCAGGTGGACTCGGTCGCGCTGCTGGAACGCCGGCACGAGTTCGACCCCTGGCACGCCATCGCGGTCAGCGGCCCGAACCCGCCCGAGCACCCGGAGGACGGCCAGGTGGACGTCCCGGCCGGCAAGACCCTCGCGCTGGTGCTCTGCGGGCGGGTGCTGCCCGCCGCCGACCGGCGCCTGCTCGGGGCCTTCGCCGCCCAGGCCGCGGTGCTGGCCGAGCGCGAGCAGCTGGCCCGCGAAGCCGCCGCCGCCCGCCGCCAGGCCGAGGGCAACCGGATCCGCACCGCGCTGCTGGCCGCCGTCTCGCACGACCTGCGCACCCCGCTGGCCGGCATCAAGGCGGCCGTCTCCTCGCTGCGCGCCGAGGACGTCGAGTGGGACCCGGCGGACGAGGCCGAGCTGCTGGCCGGCATCGAGGCGGGCGCCGACCGCCTCGACCACCTGATCAACAACCTGCTGGACATGAGCCGTCTGCAGACCGGCACCGTCACCCCGCTGATCCAGCCGGTGGACCTGGACGAGGTGGTCCCGTACGCCCTCGGCGGGGTCCAGCTGGACTCGGTGCGCCTCGACATCCCGGAGTCGCTGCCGATGGTCCCGGCGGACGCCGGACTGCTGGAGCGGGCCCTGGCCAACCTGATCGAGAACGCCGTCAAGTACAGCCCGACCGGACAGAAGGTGCTGGTCAAGGCCGATGCGCTGGCGCCGACGACCGGTGGCGGCCGGGTCGAGCTGCGGGTGGTCGACCGGGGGCCCGGGGTCCCCGAAGAGGCCAAGGAGAAGATCTTCGCCCCGTTCCAGCGCTACGGCGACGCCCCGCGCGGCGCGGGCGTGGGGCTCGGCCTCGCGGTGGCCCGCGGCTTCGTCGAGGCGATGGGCGGCACCCTGACCGCCGAGGACACCCCGGGCGGCGGGCTGACCATGGTGGTCTCGCTGCCCGCCGTCGGGCAGCCGCCCGAGCCCGTTCCCGTCGAGCCCTCCCCGTTGACCTCCCTCGCCCCCCGAAAGGCGGAGCTCGCATGA
- a CDS encoding ROK family transcriptional regulator — MLSLVAAPMVGPEPAPIAGGGAGAVLRAVLAGGPMARSAVGRATGLSPAAVSRHTSDLIGIGLLRELPPVAGPPRAGRPQLPLDIDTSRHLALGVHIGVPWLTFALMDLRGRVVAHERLPRTGDASTVLATVRAHLPGFTARRAAGRSLLGLGVVTGGWVDSERGSVVENAALGWRDVPLREPLAGALGPSRGRLPVHVDSHARALAQAELLFGAAAGATELVQLFVGNVVDAAIATGGTVLRGRRSRAGEIAHLPVRGSTEACPCGRTGCLQATVSERTVARRAHQQGLIARPDIELLSALAAAGHPGAVRLFEERLRLVAPAAALLLDMLNPEVLAVNELGLLLVPGLAEYFAHQVGVRPEPSQLVTASAFGREVLAVAACAGVLDAAYRRPMELRTVRAAAG, encoded by the coding sequence ATGCTCTCACTGGTTGCCGCACCGATGGTCGGCCCCGAACCCGCACCGATCGCGGGCGGCGGGGCCGGCGCGGTGCTGCGGGCGGTGCTGGCCGGCGGCCCGATGGCCCGGTCGGCCGTCGGCCGAGCCACCGGGCTGAGTCCGGCGGCGGTCTCCCGGCACACCTCGGACCTGATCGGGATCGGGCTGCTGCGTGAGCTGCCGCCGGTGGCGGGTCCGCCGCGGGCCGGTCGGCCGCAGCTGCCGCTGGACATCGACACCAGCCGCCACCTGGCGCTGGGCGTGCACATCGGAGTGCCCTGGCTGACCTTCGCGCTGATGGACCTGCGCGGGCGGGTGGTGGCGCACGAACGGCTGCCGCGCACCGGCGACGCGTCGACCGTGCTCGCCACGGTCCGGGCCCACCTGCCCGGCTTCACCGCCCGCCGGGCCGCCGGGCGCTCGCTGCTCGGCCTGGGCGTGGTCACCGGCGGTTGGGTGGACAGCGAGCGCGGCAGCGTGGTCGAAAACGCGGCGCTGGGCTGGCGGGACGTGCCGCTGCGCGAGCCGCTGGCCGGCGCGCTGGGCCCGTCCAGGGGCCGGCTGCCGGTGCACGTGGACAGCCATGCCCGGGCGCTGGCCCAGGCGGAGCTGCTGTTCGGGGCCGCCGCCGGGGCCACCGAGCTGGTGCAACTGTTCGTCGGGAACGTGGTGGACGCGGCGATCGCCACCGGCGGCACGGTGCTGCGCGGGCGCCGCTCGCGGGCCGGCGAGATCGCCCACCTGCCGGTGCGGGGCTCCACCGAGGCCTGCCCGTGCGGACGGACCGGCTGCCTGCAGGCCACGGTGTCGGAACGGACGGTGGCCCGGCGGGCCCACCAGCAGGGGCTGATCGCCCGACCCGACATCGAGTTGCTCTCGGCGCTGGCCGCCGCCGGCCACCCCGGCGCGGTACGGCTCTTCGAGGAGCGGCTGCGGCTGGTCGCCCCGGCCGCCGCGCTGCTGCTGGACATGCTCAACCCCGAGGTGCTGGCCGTGAACGAGCTGGGGCTGCTGCTGGTACCGGGACTGGCCGAGTACTTCGCGCACCAGGTCGGCGTCCGGCCGGAGCCCTCGCAGCTGGTGACCGCCTCCGCGTTCGGCCGCGAGGTGCTGGCGGTGGCCGCCTGCGCCGGCGTGCTGGACGCCGCCTACCGGCGGCCGATGGAGCTGCGCACGGTGCGCGCCGCCGCCGGCTGA
- a CDS encoding response regulator — protein MTRVLVVDDEPQIVRALVINLKARKYEVDAAHDGAGALELAAARHPDVVVLDLGLPDMDGVEVIRGLRGWTRVPIIVLSARHASDEKVEALDAGADDYVTKPFGMDELLARMRAAVRRAEPVAGEDDSLVTTEAFTVDLAAKKVNRDGVDVRLTPTEWHLLEVLVRNAGRLVSQTQLLQEVWGPAYRTETNYLRVYLAQLRRKLETDPSHPRHFITEAGMGYRFEP, from the coding sequence ATGACCCGGGTCCTCGTCGTGGACGACGAACCACAGATCGTCCGCGCCCTGGTGATCAACCTCAAGGCCCGCAAGTACGAGGTGGACGCCGCCCATGACGGGGCCGGCGCGCTCGAGCTGGCCGCGGCCCGCCACCCCGACGTGGTGGTGCTCGACCTCGGCCTGCCCGACATGGACGGCGTCGAGGTGATCCGCGGCCTGCGCGGCTGGACCCGGGTGCCGATCATCGTGCTGTCGGCCCGGCACGCCTCCGACGAGAAGGTCGAGGCGCTGGACGCGGGCGCCGACGACTACGTGACCAAGCCGTTCGGCATGGACGAGCTGCTGGCCCGGATGCGCGCCGCGGTGCGCCGGGCCGAGCCGGTCGCCGGCGAGGACGACTCGCTGGTCACCACCGAGGCGTTCACCGTCGACCTGGCGGCGAAGAAGGTCAACCGGGACGGCGTGGACGTCCGCCTCACCCCGACTGAGTGGCACCTGCTGGAGGTGCTGGTGCGCAACGCGGGCCGACTGGTCAGCCAGACCCAGCTGCTGCAGGAGGTCTGGGGCCCGGCCTACCGCACCGAGACCAACTACCTGCGGGTCTACCTCGCCCAGCTGCGCCGCAAGCTGGAGACCGACCCCTCGCACCCGCGCCACTTCATCACCGAGGCGGGTATGGGCTACCGCTTCGAGCCGTGA